Genomic window (Actinomycetota bacterium):
GTGCAGGTGCAAACTTGGACTGGATCCCCGACTATGCCCAAGGAACGCCACTCGACGCCGCACAACAACTCGGAACCCAGCAACAGAACGTGATCAGCTGGCTGCGCGAACGAGGCGCAGGAACCTCAGATCAAGCCGAATGACGCTCCTTCACGGGCGGGGCGGGGCGCGCCATGACTGCCGTTATGCGCGGTTGTCATCAGACCGCACATCCCTCGACTCCGGTTGCGTGCGTTTTGCAGAACAGAGCCAAGGGGAAGCTACGGGGATGACCTTCGAGATGCTTTGTCTCGGTCTTCTGCTGTGCATGTTCCTGCTGGTCGGCGTCGGCATTTTGTCGCCTGGCAGCCCTCGAAGGCACCGTTAGTACGCTGGGCGCGCCCGCGCCAGATCGTCGCTCCGCGCTGACCCCGCGAGCACGTTGCTCGCCCCTCACGGGCGCGGGAGTCGCCGAATGAAGTGGCGTGCGTGAGACGCGACCGTGTCCAGCAGGAGACGACGTTCCCTCCGGCTCGGGGACCTGGGACATCGCAACTCGAACCAGACCGACTTCCACTCGGGCTCCATGACGACACCCCAGCGGGTTGCCAACTCGGACACGACGGTCAGTCCACGACTCCGCTCTGCGTCGTGCGCAGCATGTCCGCGCGCCGGGCGGCCGCCGCCATGATCGACGACCTCCACCCGGAGGGAATCATGGGCGAGGTTGGCCCGGACGTTGAGGTCGGTGTGGGCGTGGATGACCCCGTTAGTGACGAGTTCGCTGGTCAAGAGAACTGCGGGGAGCGCGAGGACGGCATCAACGCCCTCTTCCGCGAGGAACTCACGGACGAACTGCCGGGCCGCAAGAACGCTCGCAGGCTGAGGGGGAAGGGTGATAGCTGCCACGGGACGCGGCCCTCCTTCCGAAGGGCAATCATTCGTTCCTCCCCACGCCCCGGATGGTCAAACCCTCGTCCTGAGGGCAATATCCAGACCGCGGGCGTTGATGTTGGCGCGGCATTCCACCCGGGTCATCGCGCCTTCGCCGAGCGTCGGCAACGCAATAACCCGGCTGAGGGGCGGGCCGAGCGATCAGAAGCACGGTTCCATCCACACTGGCAGCTCTGTGTCCGCCCGCTACGCGCGCTCGGTATGGACCCGCCCGCTCGTGAGGTAGTCGGAGTCCACATGAACCTCGTCCGAGTTCCGAAGCCGATCCTCGCCCCATCGGCCGCGTCGAACGCGACCGATCCACATTCGCGCCGGAGAGCGCCGAGCCGCCGGACAGTACGATCGCCACGTGCCTGAGCCCGCGCCCGCCCGGCCCGCGGTCACGATGCGGAAGTTCGCACCGGCCTTCCCTGTCAGTGACCTCCCCGCGTCGCTAGCGCATTACCGCCTCGGGTTCACGACGAGCGAGTACTCGGGCGACAGTGCGGCCGGCGGGTACGGCTTCGCACGCCGAGACGGCGTCGAGCTACAACTCGGCACCGTCCCCACCCGTCGAACGACGTCGCCGACGACCGCCTACCTGTACGTGGATGATGCCGACGCCCTCGCCGCCGAGTGGCACGAGACGGGTGCGGACGTCCGAACGCCCGAGGACACGCCGTGGGGCCGGCCATGCGCTCCCTCCGCACGACCGGCGCGTCCGAATCGTCCGGCGATGGGTGCGTCCCAGAGCCGGTTATCGACGTGTCAAGGTCAGATGGGTGACGCCGCTCGGTGACGAGACTGCCTCGATGTCGTAGCGCTCCTCGATGCCCTCGATGCCGTCCCACAGGCGAACGCCGCGGCCGAGCAGGATCGGCACCTGCACGACATGAAGCGTGTCGATGAGGTCGGCGGCGAGGAAGTCGCGGACGACCGTCGGGCCACCGCCGATGCGAACGTCGAGGCCGCCGGCTGCGTCCCGGGCGAGGTCGAGCGCCTCCTGCGGGTTGGCGTCGACGAAGTGGAACACGGTGCCGCCCTCCATCTCGATCGACGGGCGCGGGTGGTGCGTGAGCACGAACACCGGTGTGTGGAACGGCGGGCTCGGCCCCCACCAGCCACGCCACTCGTCGTCGGTGCCGACATCGGTCCACGGGCCGGTCTGCACGCCGAACTTGCCCCGGCCCATGATCTCGGCACCGAAGCCGAGGCCATGGCGTTCGGCGAACGAGTGGTCGACACCCGCGCTGCCACCGGCGTCGCCGACCATCGACCGCCAGAACCGAGTGGCGAACATCCACTCGTGCAGGCGTTCCCCGGCGTGACCGAACGGGGCGTCGAACGTGATGCCGTCGCCGGTCCCGAACCCGTCCAGGGAGATCGAGAAGTTGTGGACACGGACCTCGGACATGACTGTCTCCTGTGCAGTAGTAGTGCCCCGACGGCGCGGGAACGTCGGGATCCGCGCCGGTCGGGCTCGTCAGAATCGGAAGCGGGTCAGACCGCCAGGCTCCGTCCCCAACGTCACGATCGCCGAGCGGGGCTCGATGCGATACACGTTCCACGGCGGTGGACCTTGCGACGGTGCGTTGAACGGGGCAGTGATGCCCGACCCGCTGTCGTCTGGTTCCGCTGGCCAACCGTTGTCCGCCCACGCCTTCGNNNNNNNNNNNNNNNNNNNNNNNNNNNNNNNNNNNNNNNNNNNNNNNNNNNNNNNNNNNNNNNNNNNNNGACATTGCGTCCCTTCCGCGTACCTGCCCCGGTCTGGAACCAGAACGCGCCGTCCAGCCAGACCGCACCCACAGCGGTTACGTGCGGGCTGCCGTCCTCGTTGACGGTGCATAGCCACGTCGTACGAGAGTTCATCGCGTCTGGAGCCGGCGCCGAGCCCGACTCGAGCTTGTCGACAACAGCAGCCCAGTCCACCGGCGGCAGCCCGTCGGCCTCACCGAGATTGATGATCTCCACAGGATTCTCCTTCCGCTGCCCCGCCATATCTCGTGGATCAGACGTGCAGCGATCGCGAAAGTCATCGCGCGTGTGCGTGGGTCGGTGGTGCGAGCAGCGCACTCAACGACATTGGCGCGGTCGCGATCTGCTAACAGAGAGCTCAGTAGGTCGATCGGCTTCGGGCCGTTGCGCGTGACTAGTGATGCCGACGCCGCCACTGAACTGATGGTCGCCGAGCACCGCAGTGGCCTCCCGCTCGCGCTTACATATTCTCCGAAAGCAGGTACTCCACGGGGTAATCCGCCCCGGCCGCTCGAACTGGCCGCTTGTCGTACTCAGCAGGCAGCACGCTGGCGCGGTTGCCGTGGCCGATCAGGTTGCACGGGAAGATCGAATCGCCGGACTTGCTCACGCCAACCCTTACGCGAACGCGCCCAGCAACGCCCGGCGGCCGTGGGCACGCGCACTTCGGCGACGCGCCCACGGCCTCCCCACCGCCGAGCTGCGGGCCGGTCAGACCCTGATGCGAGGCGCGGTCTCGGCCACCAGGTAGGCGGCGGGACCGGCCAGCACCACCAGCGGGGTGACCAGACGGCAGAGCTTGTTCATCGCGTTCTCCTTCCTCTTCAAAAGACGGTGTGACGTGCAGGCGACTACCAGTTGAGGCGGGGAGCGGTCTCCACCAGCAGGAAGACCACCGCGCTCAGCGGCGCCAGGACGGCGCCCAGACGACGGGTCGTGCGCATCAGTCACCTCCTCCCGCGAACGCAGCGACGGGTGGCCGAAGCCGGGC
Coding sequences:
- a CDS encoding pyridoxamine 5'-phosphate oxidase family protein, giving the protein KAWADNGWPAEPDDSGSGITAPFNAPSQGPPPWNVYRIEPRSAIVTLGTEPGGLTRFRF
- a CDS encoding pyridoxamine 5'-phosphate oxidase family protein, which encodes MAGQRKENPVEIINLGEADGLPPVDWAAVVDKLESGSAPAPDAMNSRTTWLCTVNEDGSPHVTAVGAVWLDGAFWFQTGAGTRKGRNV
- a CDS encoding dihydrofolate reductase; translated protein: MSEVRVHNFSISLDGFGTGDGITFDAPFGHAGERLHEWMFATRFWRSMVGDAGGSAGVDHSFAERHGLGFGAEIMGRGKFGVQTGPWTDVGTDDEWRGWWGPSPPFHTPVFVLTHHPRPSIEMEGGTVFHFVDANPQEALDLARDAAGGLDVRIGGGPTVVRDFLAADLIDTLHVVQVPILLGRGVRLWDGIEGIEERYDIEAVSSPSGVTHLTLTRR
- a CDS encoding ATP-binding protein; translated protein: MAAITLPPQPASVLAARQFVREFLAEEGVDAVLALPAVLLTSELVTNGVIHAHTDLNVRANLAHDSLRVEVVDHGGGRPARGHAAHDAERSRGLTVVSELATRWGVVMEPEWKSVWFELRCPRSPSRRERRLLLDTVASHARHFIRRLPRP